The Gymnogyps californianus isolate 813 chromosome 3, ASM1813914v2, whole genome shotgun sequence genomic sequence TGGACCAGTGACAAATTCTGCAGTGAACGCATTGAAATAATTGTATGGTTTTTTGATCATCCTTCCCCACTACACAGCTTATTCAGGCTCACACTTTGGGtgagtattttttctttacagaaaggGTACTGGAAGAAGTAGGCACGGTGTCATGGTGACACACATGGTGAGTACACGCATGTGTGTGGCTTTGACACATGCCCAGCACAACACTGATGGGATTGAACAAAGCAAAGGTCTTACTCCAAACCCTGCCAAACTCTTCTAGTTTCAAGTATGTTCTCAAAGAGTAATAAAGCtattaataaagtaataaagCCAGGAAAAGCTGATTTCTTGGAAGACTGCATTAGTGGGTAATTGTAATTTgaatttataaaacaaaaagatgtcTTGAGGTGGTTTCTGTTCTTATAACATATACAGAAATTATCTGGAGAAGGATAATGTGCTCTGGCTGTAAGAACTGAGGTCCATCAGTTCAGTAGTGGTGTAAACTGAGGGACCTGTCTTGTGGGGTATTATGATTAAGAGGTACAGATACACACTGGAACTTTAAATACTGCAAATTGAGCTTGGATTCAGATTTCAGCCTCTAGCTTTAGTCCATGTCTCCATGTAACCATCAATTCAGTGTTCTGTCTTGAGCAACAGTTTCTGTTAAACcaaattttttgtgtgttaaacTGGGATTCAGAAGTTAAACATCTCTAATCAGGAAGGATTTGAAACCAGGACCAATCACCGAGTACTGGATTCCCTTCTCCTTATATCCTTACATATAGTGTGCACTCATCTGATCTTTTCCCTGACCTGCCTTTCTTTTGGTTCTTACTGAACTAGTGGAAATCTCAGAAGAAAACCTGTCATGCTGCGGAGCATATGACTGCCTGACTGATACCACTAACACCACTGGGTCAGCAGAACCCCCCAACTCCTTAATCTACACTCTGCTAGGGATCTACACTGGTAAGTAATCCACATAAACTTTAATGAATATCACTGATGAGGAACCTCCTACTTGTGCAACATAGCATGACTTTGCACATTAAGTTTCCAACTTCCTCCTTCAATCCAATTTGCTTAAAAGAATAAGATATGTGAGAGCTGTAAACAGCTCCTTCCTAAATAGTTTCAAATGCTTTGTGCCAGTGCCGTATCATTTTTGCCTAAAGGAGCAAGACATTCTTTACACTTTTCACCTGGAATAAAGCTGAAGCTCAGTATGGTGACCCCACTGTTTCACCCAAAGTCAGTGTTGCTCTACAGACTAGAATCAAAAGTATGCCCACATTGCAATTAGAGGGTTACAGCAGCTTATCCAGTTATGCATGAGATGATAGATAGTTTTAAATTCGTTATCTTCGGGATCAGCAATAGTGAACTAGTTACTGATGGCATTGGGCAGatttatatacacatgcagAGGTCCAAGATGCTAAGAGCAGCCCAGCTAGTGGTACTTGAACTCACCAACTTCTAGTCATCTGGGGGTGCCTGTCAGAACTGCCTGGTGTCCTACCACATGTAAAACAGTTCTAGCACAAGAACTGCACTGTAATTAGAGGTGGACCTGAACCACGGCTCCCAGAACATGCACTCATTTGGGGGGAGGTTTTTGGATCCCTGCTGAGATTTTACAACTTCAGTCAATTCTCAGCTGTGATGCTTGAATTGTAATACCTTAGTGTGAAAGGCAAAGATAAAGAGAAGTGCTAGGCGAATTGGCTTGTCTCTCATTTAGTAACTACAGCTGCTATAGGCCTTCCTTGCATAAGGCTAGAAAGGAATCAAAGACAGGGAAGGCTGATGCCATCAAAAattgcaaagacaaaaatagatGTGCAAAGATTCATTCAGTTAGGAAAGTTCAAAAAGTACCTGGCTCAAAACAAGTTATTCTCTGGATAAAGGGGAAGTATCTGGCAAGGCAGTATGTCACCTTAGCTCTGTTAAAATATCCTTGCAGTCTCTGCACATAGATGTACTCTCTGTGCTGAGACAGATGCACGGAATTTGTCATACACTCAAACAGAGAGTATGTGATCTGGTCAAGAGCCAGCCCTCACCAGACAAGGGCATTGCAGCAaatcctccctccttccccagcctccaTTCCTAACTGGTGAGAAAACGCAAAGAATATCCCCCCACTTCCAGAGTGTGCTGGGGCTGATGCCTTTCTGCTAAAGGCAGGTTTGGCTCacaagtttaaatttaaatttgatGACTAACATATACAGCACTCCCTTAGGCTTTGCTCATGCAAAATGAATGCAACCCTGCTGTCTACTGACCCCGCGTTTGTagggtttcatttttcttttaagctctTAATAAAAGATATGTCTTTTCCTACCTTGAGGGAAACCAAATagctaaatatttcattcacagacattttttaaatgtctcctTTATTTGGTTGCTGAATACATATTTTGCCTAGCTTGGATGGAGACAATAATGGATAAGTCTTTTGTTGCTTAGTTTTCTCGAGGACTGTGGATGTTTCTATTTATGTTCATACCAATCACTATTAAGCCATGCAGTTACTTATCTCCTATAATTGCTCTTGATTCATGTGACATATTTGTTAGAATATTTGTCCTGTAAATGTGGATGTCCTGCTCTTGCCCATATAAGTGCTGCAATCAGCCCATAAGCACTAATAAACACACTGGGAGAACCAACAATGGCTTACATCACGAAGGGTTTACAGCTCAGCCACAGTGGAGAACCAGGACACTGGAGAACACAATTTCATTCTAGGAGACATGGATGAGAAAtaataagcaataaaaaattGAGGCAATTTACTGTAAGCCTGCTAATGTATTTGGACATTAAAAGTTCACAGAAAAGAGCATGCCCATACACAGTAACATAGGAGCACATTAAACAGGCAGTGTGGATGGGAAGAGGTGCCTGGTTCTCCTCTTACTCTGAACTCCACTTGTTTCCATGGATGGAATTCTAGTCAGCATAAGTAAGAGAGGAAACATAATCATGCCTTGCATCTGTAAGGAAGCAAGCAGTTGTGAATCTGTGGCTACTTCATGTATATTATGAGACACAGTTATCTTCTtgataacatgaaaaaaattgtattgatTCACTCCACAAGCAACAAACCTAGACCGATACATACATGATCATTTTCTGATTAACTACCCCATGTATTCTTTCATATGCTGCTTCTGCTAGGAAATTATAGGTTCAAAGCTGTAACTTCCACCTTTTTCAAGTCACCCAGAGTTGCTCACTATCATCTTTAAAATAGCACATATTCCATACTCAAAGCATGGCTCCAAGCTGatcaaaaaaaaagggcaacGTATACTGGGATCCAAGACAGCAGTTCTACTTCTagccctttatttttctttccatgtattTGAAGGAAGATCCCCCCTAGCCATGAAAACCTTGGCACTGGAAGTGAATATTCCTCTCTTGTGTTGATTTAAAGCCTTTTGATGGCTCCCGAGGGAGCTGTTTCTGGCCAGCTCCCCATCCCCGCGACCCCTGGCTTGCCCTGGAAGGGTGAGCGATCACCCTCTGCGGCCGTGCAGCTGGCCCGGCGGCTGTCACAACAGGCCAGTCACAGTTAAGCTGAGGGGATTTGTGAGGTGCGCAGCTGTACGCAGAAGATGTGAATGTAGATCAGGCCTTCTTGTTTACACAGAAATGGCCTTTACACTGAAGCGGAATCAGAGGCATCTGCCAAAACATCCCACAGAGAGCTAAGCACTAAGTCAGAACAATAACAGCAGCAAGCGACTTCCCATCATTCTTCCAGCATTCCTCAGTTTTTCatgaactttttgttttgtttttgcagctAGTGGTGTGCTAGCTGTGTTGCTGATTGTTGTATTTCTGGACCAGATCAAATCTGACCAAGCAGagactgagaaagaaatactAGAGACACCATCCTTTTGGTCTACGTTCCTAGCAACCTTCCAGCATCTTAAAGATAAAAGACAGTGTCTTCTAATCCCTCTGACAATGTACAGTGGGTTTGAACAGGGATTTCTTTCTGGTGACTACACAAAGGTGTGGATGACAATGAAAATCtatttctgtctgattttttttttgtgcctttctGTCTTACTATTGCATCTGATCTATATTTACTTGCTAAATGAAGATGTTTTCCATGGCGATTTGTGGTTTGCTAAATTACTGCTTACTTCTACTTGAATGAACTCTGAGTGACATCTTCAAACAGGAGAGGCCAGCAGTAAATATGGCCCTTGGAACAACCTCAAAAAGAATGCTGTAGAGAGCTTAACTCACCAGTGGAGGCCACAGCAGAGAGCTACAAGTTCAAACTCTTCAGCTTGTTGTAAATAACAAACTGGGAGAAAAGCCAGAAGTCTGCAAAGCTTTTatatcttccttccttctggtTTCCCTGGAGTTTGTATAAGCGCAAGTCAGCACACATACCACgtattttattttgacaatCTTTACGGTAAGAGGGCAAATCCTCAGCGTGGCTGGCTGAAAGCCCTCACCAGTCACTAGTGCAACAGGTCCAAACCCTGATGGACTGAAATTATCAAaaccatctctgctgctccagtTTCTCTACAAACCTAGACACACAGCAGGTGTGTTCTCCAGACATTCGTTGAGAAAGCCTCCAAAGAAAGGGGGCAATCTTCCTGAGCTGCTTATTTGATACTTAAGCTTTCAAACCTTGCATATAAGCAGACAGAAGAGTGCACTTGCTGTTGTGTTTGAATGGGCACTCCATGTCCACCTCCATTGGTCATATGCTCTTACAGGTGAGGTCCTCTTCATTTCTTGGGAGCTGCTCTGTAATGACCATAGTGCTGACTGTCAATTTTCATCTCTTCGGCTATGAAGGGAAGGGCAGAAAATTCCTAGTGCCACTTCCAGGAGTTTTATTTGCATAGCAAGCAGTGCTCTCATTTCTTCTACTTGTTACTGCTCTGTTTGCATGGCATCAGTCTGATTGGGAACTGGGTTAGGAATATTGCTGCTGAAGGCCAACTATGTCAATACACTAGGGACTTGTCAGTAAACTCTGTAGCTGTGCTCCTTTGATCTCATCCATGCTGGCTATTTACCAAATACTCAGGCTAAGACCCTTGAACCTTAACTGcatattttcagtgaagaaaatgtgGCACCAttgtctcttctcttccagaCATATGTGACCTGTGCCCTGGGGATACATTATGTTGGTTATGTGATgatctgcttttcagctgtaaattccctctgctctctgctcttcGGAAAGATGTCTCAGTTCACGGGTAGAAAACTTCTATTTGTATTAGGTATGTAAAGGTCGCTTGAAGGACTGATTGCCTCATGCAATATACCAAATCCAGTGCTCCCTCCTTTGCATGTACTACAAAGCGAGAGCTCACTGTCAGCTATCAATTAAAACCAAAGTCAATCTGGAGGCAAACTTCCTTCATGAGAAGAGAGGCAGCACAGTTAACCACTGTATTGAGATCATTGCCTTACATCACTTTGCTCGTGGTGTAGTTCTCCCTGCTTTTGAGGGTGCTATCTACTCAGAAAGTGCTGTACAGCTTTGATGCTTTATAGCTCTAATGCAACCAGTGATAAATGATCTTACAATACAGATGTTGAGGCCTACACTATACCTGAGAAAGACTTCTCTACCGGGGTGAAACCTCCTCACCTTTATGGAGCAAAAGCAACTGCGAACTTCGTGAGATACACTGTTGATTTGAGTCTCAGGGGATGGCGAACTTGGAAATTTCAGCAATCAGCCTAggaatttcaggaaaatttttaaaggttgGCCTGGTGTCCTTTTCACTTCTTGTTCtatagggagaaaaataaaagaaagtcaTATGCCAGTGTGTCAGGCTAGAATAACTTGAGGGCTTGTGTATGGGACAGTAATTTTCAGGTTGCCATGAGAAGAGATTTGTATATTTAAGAACATCTCCCTCTCCAGAGAACACTGTTCCAACGAGTAACAGAGTAATGGAGGCAGAAAAATaccaagaaatatttcatttgtgtCCCTGTATCCACTAAGCATACTGAAGTGTACTAATACCTTACTTCCACTACACAGTAACCTCTATTACTAGAAACGTCACTGACTGAGTCAATGTGCATCTAGACATTCTAGGCATTTCCTCCACAGGATATTTTAAACCTgggcaaggaagaagaaatttagAGTCCTTTATGCTACAGTCACTAGTTCAGAGATTATTCTGTATGTCTGTCCTAGGTGTATGTCTCACTCTATGAAACtcatttgagattaaaaaaaacccacacataataataataataataataataataataataataataatactataGTGTTGGTAATGCAAGACCTCTGAACCTCTCAGTTGTTTAATGGTCTTTGTACTCAGCCTGTGAAGGTGCGCCTGTGGGGGGAGGAATCAGTGACTCGTttgcaaactgcttttaaaaagaaagacaaaaagtcACCAGACCCTCTAGATATCCTTAACTGTCTCCTCTGGCCCTGAAAGGAAGCCTGCATTTAAGGACTAGGTAAGGAGAGCGGAAGGGTGCTTCGTCCCCCTTCCCACATGCCTCACATGGTGACTGCAAGTCTTTCAGCAGCCCCTTCTCCTACTCAGTGGCAGTTATTGTCCTTTGGGCTAACACCCATGTCAGCGCAGAGGATCTCTCAGCTCAGGACGCTGCTCAGAATTATTAATTGAAGACTGCCAAAGGACTGCATTGTCTTGTATTTCATGTGATATCAACTCAGTCAGCGCAAATCTCAATGATCCAGAAAGACTTTAAGATTGCCTTGTGCTCTAGTTGGGGGAAGAATTTGAAAGTGTTACCTACCATTATCTGTCCTGTTTGTAATCGcatttatatttctcttctttctttctaaatcaaCAGCCACAGTTACAAACATCGCCTGTATAATAGCACTACTGCTGTGGAAACCTCATCCTAAGCAGCTTGCTGTGTTTTTCGTATTCCCTGCTCTTTGGGGCCTATCTGATGCCATTTGGCAGACACAAACTAATGGTAAGTCCTGGTGACAATGAAATGTATTCTCTTGAGATACAAAAATCTGCATGTTTGTATGTATAAAACAATGTGTGCATAAAAATGATAATAGGTTTAAGACAGCATCTAAAAGAAATATGTTAGCTCATTGGAAAGtagaagaaataagaacaagTTGGgaataagaaagtaaaatactCATTAAACAAATTTTTCCAAGATGAAGAGAGAAGAACACTGCAGAAGATGATAATGGGTATTCAGAATAAATATTCTGGAGGAGTAtaagtatttcaaagaaaattagaaaactaAGAAGAATGATACATTTAGTCTGTCTTTTGCAATAAAGGAGAGCACTCTGGATAAAAAATCAGCTCAAAGCACAGCAACAAAAGAAGAAGCAAATTGGCTGCTAGGagttattagaaaaaaattgaaggagAAAACCACAGAGAGCAACATTATGCAACCAAGTAAATCCATGCAGTTCTGATTTGCTCCATTTCAAAAATCATAATCCAATGTGATAAGACATATGGAGGCAATAAAAAGGAGCAGAGTCATAGGAGACTTCCACTTGAAGGAAGACTAACAATCTAGAACACTTTAGCCTGGACAAGTGATAAGTAAGGAAAGCAGTCAGTAAGATCATTAATAGTATGGAGAAGGTGATTAGAAATTTACTATTTCTCTTAATAACAGAATTAGTGGCACCAAATAAAGTTATCAGGCAGCAGGCTTTatagaaatcaaaagaaatgctttttttcacaCAATGCATAATCAAAGTATGGAATTCATTGCCAAAAAGGTAAATGTTTTTAAGCTGGAATTACATCACTTCAGGTGAAAATGTTCTCGGGGGCTATTAAAGCCTGGTGGTCCAGAGGAAATCTCCAACTCAGAAAGTCCCTATGTCTTTGCTTGCCAGAGTCAGGAGGGCATTGAGGGGGAAAGATCACTGTATACTTGCCTCATTTCTTACACTCTTATCCTAGGAGTCTGTTACTGGAAGGATACCGTTGGACTTCTTATCTGATGCATTACAGttgttcttttaatcttttatgttcttttgctttgtggTACAATGCAATTATTATGTACTGACAGTTCAGATAATGAGCTGATACAAACTGACTTCCATAAGGGATTATTTAAACTTATCCCTTAATTAAAACTAGAGGAAGTTCTCTTATAGAGACTAAAGACAGACTCAAAAATGCTGGAGAGGGCAAGAAAGAGCTATAGTCTGTGATGACTTGAAGTAGTCTGCTCATGACTGTCAGTCACACTCTTTTTAAATCAATGTCATAGCCTGGGTCAGTAAGACAGTTAAATGCTCTCCCATCCGCTCCcatattttgcctctttttttcatgaatattGTTTTCCTCTATCTCAAATTCATATTTGGCAGATGCCATAGGAATATGCATGTGACAGAACTAGCTCATCTGGGCCCACATCAGGTTATGTGTCTTGGCCTCCCTCCCACCAGTCCCTCTGGTTGCTTCAGTAGCTTAGATGATTTCACCCGCTAGATAAATTGTCATGTTCCTCCTAGAGAGCCAAAGGGAAAACACCACAGTCCTTTGCCCGGCACCGACAGTGATCTCCTTTCAAGCACATGTAGGGTCCTTGCCTCTACACACAAGGAAGTGACCAGCCAGACTTCTTCTCTGTCCCTCTAGCAGGTCCAGCTCATGTCCCTTAGAGGAGAGCTAGTACATACGTCAAGGGACACCCTCTCATCTTCTCTCATCCCAACCCACAGCCTTGTGCCTTTGGTACAATTTTAAATCAGTGCTCTAATTATTCAGGTTCACAGGACAACATCAGTGAGGATTTGCTCTCTCTGAAGTAAAGCTGTTCATTCATTTCCTGCTTCTTCAGCCACAGTCTTCCTGACTGCTCATCAGGCTTCTTCCCAACACTCTTGAGAGCCGTATCTTAGTCTCCCACTGCGATAAAGGACCTGCCCTTTatcctgcttctctcttttccagcaAGCCTTGCCCTCAGACACTTGGCTTctttcagaatcacagaagggttgaggttggaggggacctctggacatcacctggtccaacccccttgctcaagcagggccactcAGGCAGAGCCAGTTACCCAGGACAATGTCCAGccagcttttgagtatctccagggAGGGAGAGTCCACAccctccctgggcaacctgtgccagtgttcagtcaccctcacaatgaaaaagtttttcctgatgttcagagggaaccccctgtgtttcagtttgtgcccatcgCCTCTTGTCCACTTTTCttggacaccactgaaaagaggcTGGgtccatcctctttgcaccctctcTTCAGGGATTTACATACATTTGAGATGTCCTTTAAGAAGGACATCTCAATAAGGTCCCTGCATGCCTGACAAAGACGGACCTGATGCCCTCCTTAGGAAAAAAGGGGTAAGTAAAGAGGACCTAAGTGTCAGAGAAGGTGGctgggaagtggctgcagtTCCCAGCCCCCAGATGAGGCACAGACAGTGGACAATGCTTCATGCTTACTTGATAGTGACTGAGCTCTGCAGCTATGTGACAAGACTGCCCTCTATTACAGCACTGTAACAGGTCATCTCCATTCCCATATTCCTGCAGGATACTTGTGAAAATTTCATGTTTGTgttagctgggaaaaaaactaaTGTTCCTTATGCTTGCACAGTATCTTTTTTTGTCTACCTTCTTCAGCTGTTCCACAGCTCCCAGTTATAAAGTTATACAGAGTTTGCTTTGTCACATTGCCACACTGAAACAGCGAGTGATGACATGAAACCTTATCAGAGAGGTGCAGTGACATTACTCCATAATGCTGCATCCCAGAACAGGATCTTCAATTTGACATGCCCATTTAGGACTAAATCTCTTCTCCCCTTCATCAGTTTTATACAGATATACATCACATGAGAAATTCCCAGCTCCAAAGGCTATGAGGTGAGATAAGACCTCTAAAACAGCATTGGCAACTAAGGTCTGTGGTCCTTCCTTTGGCAAGCTGACATGACTGCTGCTTGGGCCTCAGTAGATTAACCACTGAATAAATACAATGGCATTGTGCCACATACTTTAAGGCATTCCATGGTAATCGAAGATGGCTTACTTTGGCCTGCTGTGGATAGTTAATACTGGAGTTCCCCCTAGAGGATACATAGGCTCACAGTAGATGAGTCACTTTATCTTACAAAGGTTTCCTAACATGTTTGTGTACGTGTGTGGACGCTCTCATTTATTTCCAATGAAAGCTGCTTCATTTCAGAGTGTGCAGTGCCCTCTCTTATCTAACCTGAACACAGATGCTATTATTACCCCCCTGGCAATAACTGCACTTGGGGCATAACAATTGTGTAGCACAGAGTTATCGGGTtgactacagtaaaataaagttCTTTCCAGGCTGATGTGCGTCTTTAGAAAGGATATGAATCAGTCTGGAAAGTTCATAAACCTGGACTCAAATAATTTGCAGCAGTCCTGTTATATACCCATGCCTACTAGTACCGGGGGACGGAGTAGGAAAACAGGCAGCAGTAAACAGGGAGAATAATTTCCATGGAAGTCAGCTGTAAGAATTCAGACCTAGCAGCCTCTCCACTCGGCCAGCCCAGCAGGTCCTGCTAAAGCTTCAGCCAGGCAACTTGCGCCACGCTGCACTTGACAGTGTTTGTGATAAGGACAAACGTTTAAGGTCGAGGCAAAAACATCATTGTGCTCCTATGTAACTGCTAGCTAATACCACATATGCATCCTGGAAACAAGAACTTTCCTGCCAAGTCAGCCCTTCCTATAGCTGAACCTTGGACTAGATCCTCACTCAATTCTCCCATTGTTTTGATTGAAAAAGAAGGCTTCAAAATAGCAAGGGAAAACAGGTACCGGCTGAAATCCAGCTGAAAACCAGAATCTTTACACATAGAATTGTCATGGCATCAGACACCTTCCTATATTAAACTCTCCTTACTAATCCGTTTCCAGAAGATAACACAGGGCATATCAGCAAAGTTATATGAACAACTTGTACTTGTTCATTTATTAGGCAAAACTATGAAGGATTATGAAATAATTCACACTACACTATACTCAGCCAGTTTAATGAACTAAGTACATCTTGTGATGCACTTGTCCAGATTTTCCATCATGTCTAAATTGAAACATTCAGTAAATGTCCTCTTATAGTCATCAGGATGCAGTAAGTTTTTACATACAGATGATGTCTCCCCCTTCTTAACAAAACTGAAGGGTTAGTTGAGCCCACCCAGACTTCCAGAGAACTTTGTACTCCTCTGCGCCTTTTGGCTGAATGTGCATATTTCAAACAACAGATGTGTTGTTAGATAGAGAAGTGGATGAGAAGATTCAAGGGTTCATGAtattcctccccttccctccctgcacacCGCAGCTGAGTCAGTGGAAAAGCCCACTTCTTTATCACCACTGACGCTAGCTCAGCACCCAGAGGAGAGCAagctctctccccttccctgtgtGCCGAACTCGTCAGACCTGGAGGCTGGGAATCCCTCCCTGACCCCCAGTTACTGGTGTGCCGCTGACTGAACTCAGTGGGAGCTTCCCAGTCAACACGACTGCATCAGGATGATCAGTTTAACTAAGTCTCTATGTCAAGTAAGTTTTCCAGTTGCTGCCCAGAAGTTCTGTATGCATCAAGGATATTCTTTTTGCCAACTCATCCAGGAGCTGAAAGTTTGAAAACCTCGTTATCTCAGAGAGGCAAATCTCCTCTGCATATTAAACCTGAGCCCAGTTGTAGCGCTCTCCTCAACTTTCTGATTTAAGTGTTTTGGGTCGGTTCGTTTCTCTTAACTTGGCAAGTATGAATAGCACACGTTACTACCGTTGGCAACACCGTGCAAGCCTCACCTGGGGGCTCCCTGAGGCCAAGTTGTGGGGAAAACAAGGGACATGCATTTTATGTGAACAGTCTCTGCGTCTTCTTAGGCGGGCGAAAGAAATGGTTTGAAGAATAGGTAGACAGTGCATGCAGGGTCTATGCAGGTTCCCCCAAAAAGTGGTGAAGGATGGCAGCAGGGAGGTCCCTATGGTTCTTTGATCCTTTCTACCCCAGACTGAAAGAGCAACTTGGTCCCGAAGGACCGTGTTGTCCCTAGACAAAAGCGCCTGTTCTGTGAAAGTCTGTATGGACTTGGTATAACCTTCTCAATAGTTACACATGGAGACTCTACAGTGTCAAGGGCCGCTGCTGGCcgtctcctcttcctccttacTTACTCGCTTGTCAGTGCCAGAACCTTCCTTTTTGTGGCTgacagtctgaaaaataaacttcctGCCATCTCACTTCAGTAGAGCccatcctttcttccttccttccattttctttccctttttctctgatattctctattttgtcatttttgctcTGTTATTTCACTTATAACAATTCACAGGAGCACAAAAACGTTTTAAGACAAAgcttgtattttcctttctctgacaTTTATGAGGGAGGGTCTATCTTCCCCATTGTGGTCTATTTATTCCCTTTGCAGAAAATACGTTGTTGTAGACTTAATCTTCACAAGCCatgtctctccttccttctaGGACTCTATGGCATTTTATTTGAGAAACACAAGGAGGCTGCCTTTGCAAATTACCGTCTCTGGGAATCATTTGGATTTGTCATCGCCTTTGGTTATAGCACCAAACTGCAAGTCTACATCAAACTGTACATTTTATTGTCTGTGCTTGTGTTGTCTATGGTGACGTATGGAGCGGTTGAATACCTCGAAGCTAAGAGCTCCCCTGGGACACCTACTGctacaaagaaggaaaatgtaggACCCCTCACTCAGGAAACACACCTGTAATCCAACAGGGTCAGAGCGATGGAGGCAAAGGAAACTGTCCGGCTCCTACAGGCATG encodes the following:
- the UNC93A gene encoding protein unc-93 homolog A, with the translated sequence MERNLKNVLVISFGFLLLFTAYGGLQSLQSSLHSEEGLGVASLSVLYAVLILSSMFLPPVLIKKLGCKWTIAGSMCCYVAFSLGNFYASWYTLIPTSVILGLGGAPLWSAKCTYLTIAGNSYAEKAGKNGKDIINQYFGVFFLIFQSSGIWGNLISSLIFSQASTKVEISEENLSCCGAYDCLTDTTNTTGSAEPPNSLIYTLLGIYTASGVLAVLLIVVFLDQIKSDQAETEKEILETPSFWSTFLATFQHLKDKRQCLLIPLTMYSGFEQGFLSGDYTKTYVTCALGIHYVGYVMICFSAVNSLCSLLFGKMSQFTGRKLLFVLATVTNIACIIALLLWKPHPKQLAVFFVFPALWGLSDAIWQTQTNGLYGILFEKHKEAAFANYRLWESFGFVIAFGYSTKLQVYIKLYILLSVLVLSMVTYGAVEYLEAKSSPGTPTATKKENVGPLTQETHL